The genomic DNA ATCCCGATTACCTATGAAGAAGTGCGGGCCCTGGCCGGTACCGAATCGGTGGGCCGCCCCCACATCGCCCGGCTGTTGATGGAGAAGAAATTCGTCACATCGGCCAAGGAAGCCTTCGACCGCTATCTGGCCAACGGCCGCCCGGCCTTTGTCGATCGTGAGTTGCCGGAACCGGCCGAGGCGGTGCGATGGATTCGTGAGGCCGGCGGCGTACCGGTGCTGGCGCATCCGACCTGGGTGAGAACATCCGCAGACGGCTTGCGCACCCTGGTCCGCGACCTGAAAGCCGCCGGACTGGGAGGCATCGAAGTGCACTACAGCACTCACACACCCAGCCAGACCACCGAATACCTTGAGCTGGCCAAGCAGTGCGACCTCCTCGTCACCGGAGGAAGCGATTTCCACGGTGTCACCAAGCCGGATATCGAGGTCGGCATCGGCCGGGGTCAGTTGAAGGTGTCCGAGAAACTGCTCGATCCGCTCAGAAAAGCCGCAACCTCGAACTGATCTTCAGGCAAGTAGCCCGACGATCACCGCATCGCCCTCTCCGGGACCAATCCCTCCCCTGTCTCTAGCCCGGACTATTCATGAACACCCGCTCCGTCGTCCGATCCTCTCGCCCGGCGGGGCTGTTCTCGCTCGGCCTCCTCGACGGACTGCAAGTACGCCTGCGTCGGCCTTACGTGCGAGAAGCCCCGGCGGGCTTCGGTCTCAAACGCCTCGCGACGGCATTCATGAATAATCCGGGCTAGGGTGCACTATTCCCTCGTTTCGTTGACACTCCAAGACCTTCAGTTACACTGAGGGATAACTACGCACGACTCCAACACATGACCACATCCTGGGGCTGGATCGGCCCGTATTTGATCGTCATTATCCTTGCGATTATGGTCGGGCCGTTACTGGCCACCCTTCCGCTGTTCACACACACGTTCCTCCAACCGTTACGCATGAACGCCGCGCAGGCCGTGCGATTGATCGCCGACGGGATCTGCCTGTTGATGATCTGGCTCACCGCGGCCAGGGCCAGGCAGGACCTGCACGACAACGGCAAGGGCCAAACCTTTTTCCGTGCGATTCTGTTTCCCTCCGCGCTCCTCCTGATCGTCCTCGTGGCCACTCGCGCGTATGAGGCGCATGGCGTTCCGGTGCTCGGGACTCCCAAGCAACCGCTCTATAACTGGCTGATCACCGGCGGCCTGATCGGCGCGGCCATCTGGCTGACGTTCGCCTGGGTTCGTCATGCCGACGCGCTGACCCAGGCCTTCGCCGGTCGTCCACGCCGTCGTCCGGTTGAGGAGGAAGACGAACCGGCAGACACGGCCGGCGAGGCCCGCGCGACCGCCGACACGATCACTCCCAACCCAACCCGTGCAGGCGGCACCGTGATCGTCCGCAATGGGACCGCCGTTCCGGACACGCTGGGCCGCTATCAGGTCGTCAGGGAACTCGGTCGTGGCGCCATGGGCGTCGTCTACCTGGGCAAAGACCCGACGATCCAACGCCACGTCGCCATCAAAACCATGCGGCTCGACGACATCGATAACGAAGACGAGCTCAAAGCATTCCGGGACCGCTTCTTTCGCGAAGCCGAATCGACCGGACGCCTCTCACACCCCAATATCGTCACGGTCTATGACGCCGGCGAGCAGGAGGGTCTCGCCTATATCGCGATGGAGTACCTCGAGGGCACCTTGCTCAGCTGCTATTGCCAGAAATCCACCCTCCTTCCGGCCAAGCAGGCCTTGCAGATCGTGGCAACGGTCGCCGATGCCCTGGACTATGCACACAGCCAGGGCGTGATCCATCGCGACGTGAAACCCCCGAACATCATGATTCTGAAACAACGCCTCGTGAAGGTAATGGATTTCGGCATCGCCAAGATGGCCAGCGGCTCGAAAACCCAGACCAGCATGATTCTGGGCACGCCGCGGTACATGTCGCCGGAGCAGGCGACGGGAAAAGATGTGGACGGCCGGTCCGATGTATTTTCCCTGGGCATCGTGCTCTTCGAGCTGTTGACCGGCGAACGTCCGTTCGACGCGGAAAACATGCCGGCGCTCGTCACGCGCATCGCCAAAGCTCCGCATGCCCCGCTGCTCAAATACCGCCGCGATCTTCCCACACGGGTCCAGGCCATCCTCGATCGCGCACTCCAGAAAGAAATCCCGAACCGATACCGACACGCCAGCGATATGGCGCAGGACCTCCGTGACGTCTTCCAAGTGATGCCGAGATAGGCCCGACCATGCACTCCTTGCACATCACACATGGAGCGACCTCGGACGTCGGTTTGACCCGCGCGCACAACGAAGACCGCTTTCATGCCGATCCCTCCGCCGGTCTGTTCGTGGTCTGTGACGGAATGGGCGGCCACCGCGCAGGAGAAGTCGCCAGCAGCCGCGTCATCGACATCATTCCCCGCCACCTGGCGGAGGCCGAGGCCGACCCGTCTCTCCCCCTGATCGGCGCGGTACGACCGGAGTTCTCCTCAGCCACCAACCGGTTGGCGAGCGCCGTCCGGTTGGCCAATCACAAGGTGCATCAGGAGGCGGCGCGTCATGTCGAATACGCCGGCATGGGCACTACGGTCGTGGCGGCCTGGCTGGTCGGGCCGATCCTCTCGATCGCCCACGTGGGCGACAGTCGGCTCTATTTGATCCGCGGCAATGCGCTGCAACTCCTGACGACAGACCATTCTCTGGTGCAGGAGCAGGTGCAGTCCGGACTACTGACCGCCCATGACGCGACGCGCGCGTCGTACAAGCATGTGTTGACCCGCGCCGTCGGCGTACATCCTCTGGTGGAGGTCGAGCTGGGAGAACTCCCCGTGTTGAACGGCGATATGTTCCTCCTGTGCTCCGACGGCCTGACCGCCGGCGTGTCGGCCGACACGATCCTCCGCGTCGTGCAGGAATCTTCCGATCCGCAGACCGTCTCAGACCGTCTCATCGCCCTGTCGAATGCCGCCGGGGGGACCGACAATACGACCGTCATCGTGGCGATGCTCAGGCACCGCAAGCCGGGCATGTGGCATCGCATGTGCTCACAGTTGTTCGCCGCACCGACCACCGAACCATCCTAAGGAGCGACCATGTCCCAGCACCACCCAGCATCACCTACGCTCCTCGTGAAGGCGCCGCAGGGCGGCACACGAGAACTCGAGGTCTCGCGCACGCCCTTCACGATCGGACGGAAGCACGACAACGATCTCTGCCTGGAAGACCTCGCCGTCTCCGCCCACCATGCGCGGATCGTCCAGGTGCAGCAAGTCCTGTTTCTCGAAGATCTGACCAGCACCAACGGCACTTTCGTGAACGAGCAGAAAATCGACCGGCGACAACTGCGCGACGCAGACAGCATTCGTCTCGGCACGCACCGGTTGATTTTTCGGGAAGCACACCCGATCGCAGCGGAAACGGCCGGCACCGGCGAGGTCCTGATTACCGACGACACGATGGTGGTGTCGCGTCCGATGGGCGGCGAGCGCCCGCCGGCGGAGCAGAACATCGGCGTGGTGGAAATTCTCTCGGGAAAGAGCGGGCAATCACAGTATCACCTGACGAAACACGTGTCGCTGATCGGCGCACAGGACGACGCCGTCATCACATTGACCGGGTGGTTTGCGCCGAAAACGGCCGCGGTGATCAGTCGGCGCGGCGAGGGATACGTGGTGAGCCAGACCGAGAGCGGGAAACGTATCCTCGTGAACGGCCGTCACATTCAGGGGGAACACGTGCTTCGCAACGGAGATGTGGTGGAAGTGGCCGGTCTCACCATGCGATTTTTGCTGCGCGACCCGAAGGGGAGTCTCGTCGCGCGCTAGCCCGCATTAGTCACGAGAGTCCGTCACGAAACCACGGAGACGCCTTGCGAGACGGGCGCGTGGAGCCTCTCGGGCCGAGGCATACTTGAACCAGTATGGTGAGGCCACGAGGGGCGAGCCCGCCTGCTTGGGTGCGAGCATCTCGCACCCAAGCTTGTCACAGCGGCGTGTCGGTGGTTGCAGTAGGAGTCATCGTGAATACTGCGGGCTAGTTGAGCAAACGACCCCGTTTCGGCAGGAGTTGAAAACACTGGTCCGAGACTTCCTGGGCATGAGATTCCAGACACTGCACCAAGGCCCCGCCGCCTAGAGGCACCTCCCGACAGAACTGCCTTCGGTCCGCCTCACAGGCTGTACGCAGCTGTTGCATCGCCTCTTTCATTCGCACGAGCCGTTCCCGCAGCATCGGCCGGCATGGGGCGGAGAGTTGTGCCGTCTTGCGTAGCAGACAGGCGCGCCGCTCCCCTTCCTCCTCGGGGCACAGCGCCTCAATTTCCAGATCGCATTTCAGCTCCCTCCCGAACGGCGCACGCACGGGCTCAACCGGAGGATGCTCCTGGGCTTCGGTTTGTACGACCGGGGCCGGCTCCCGCACCACCACCGGTTGCGAAACCGGCTCCGGGGTCGGCGGGGCGGGAACACCGGTGTGTGCCGGAGAAGCAGGTGTCGCAGGTTGTGGCGGGAAGGAAACCGGTGTCGGTTCGGAGGCCAGGTCGTTCTGCGGCAGCGTATAGAGCACGAGGCTCCAGACCGCGCCCAACACCACACAACTGAGTACTGTCACAATCGCGATGGAACCGAGTCGGGATGGGCCAGCCAAGGAGCTCCTACGGGGTATGAGATCGATCCTGCCTGATCAGCAGGATCTGGGAAGAGGCTTCCCCTTACCCGTTCGACGCGGGCGACGATGCGGCACACATGGAATTGTCCGGCAACCGCCGCTCAGTTCTCAGGCGCTTCGACGATGTGGTTCTCGAAACGGGTGCAACCTTCCGCCAGCAATCGATTGGTCAGCATTTCCCCCGGCCATTCGATCGGGAGGTCGGCCGTGAACACCCATACGTCGGGCGACGTCCACACAGGACCGTGGTCCTCCGGCAACTCCGGATCGAAGAGATCGGTCCAGACCGGCATATACACGCCGTTGCCACATTGCGTGTGCAGATGGGCGATCGTGCGCGCCCGCACCATGGGATCCAAATCCCGCCAGACTGCGGCGGTTTCGTCGGCCAACCGGTGCAGTCGCACCGCATTCTGCGCGTCGAACAGCGCATAAGAGGCGTAGACCGGCACCTCCAGGGTGTCCGGGGCCAGCGCCAGCTCGGCGCATTGTGCGACGAGACCTTCCAGCAGCGCCCGGCGCTCCGGTTCCTCCAGGGAATCGGGCAAGCCCGGATCGGGCATGCCGATCAATTGAAAGAACAGAAACGCGGTGTTTTCGACCGGGGGATAGAGACGCGACGCAATCGCCTGAGTGCGCTGAGAATCCGCGATGCTCACGAGATGTTCGTTCAACGTCTGGAGGGTTAACCCTTCGAGGGTCGCGTCGGTCAGGAGACGGGGTTCCACCCGCACGACCACGCCGGCCGGAATCTGCAAATGTCGATGCAGCAGATCTGCCGTCGCGACGGGGTCGATCTTCAATCCGAGCGGCTGCCCCAAGTTGGCTTGGAGCGGCAACTCCAACGCGGCCATCAAGGCATAGGCGCCCTTGTCGTCATCCGGCCCATCCATGATGACGGCGCACGAGGCCTCCGCCACCAGATCAAACATCCACTCCGCCATCTCCTCATCGAGCGCCGCCAAGACGGTCAGCAGATCCTGCTCACGTCCCTGCTCGATAAAGGCTTGCAGGGTATCGATTGCGGCATCCGTGTCCCCATGGTCATGGCGACGGGCGTTGATCAAATGAATCAAATCCCTCGTCAGCGGATCCGGTCGTGACCAACTCAACATGGCTGGCCTCCCATGTCGATACGAAGTCCTGCTGAATGGTATCTGTTCATGCTGTTATCCATGTTGCCAAACTTTCCAGAGCGTGGCAAGCGCGAATGCGGTTCTTCGTCGACCTCAGCAGCACACCATCCGTGGCAGCCTCGCCACAGAACGTTCGACGCATCATTCTCCGATGACTTTGACCAGCACACGCTTACGCCGCCGCCCATCGAACTCTCCGTAAAATATTTGTTCCCACGGCCCGAAGTCCAGCTTCCCATCCGTAATGGCGACCACCACCTCCCGCCCCATGAGCTGCCGCTTGATGTGCGCATCGCCGTTGTCTTCACCGGTGTCGTTGTGGCGGTACGTCGCCTCGTGCGGCGCGAGACGCTCAAGAAAATCGTCATAGTCGCGCAGCAGCCCTGCCTCGTCATCGTTGATATACACGCTGGCGGTAATGTGCATGGCATTCACCAGCACCATCCCCTCCCGCACCCCGCTTTTTTGCACCACGGCATCGACCTGCGGCGTGATATTCACATACGCGCGCCTGGTTTTCGTTTCAAACCAGAGTTCTTCTCGATAGGACTTCATCGGTCTTCACATTCAGGGTGGTGCGCGATTCTGCAACGAGGATGTTGGAACTTGCAAGCCCTTGCGCATCAAGTCAACCCTTCACGCGCTCCGCCTCCGCGGCCGCAATCGGTTCGACATTTCCAACCCAGGAACCTGTCCGACATGGCCTTCGTAGCGGGGCGAAGGAGGCGCGACCAGATGCTAGCCCGAAAAAGCCGGAAGCGTATTCGCTGGAATACGTTGAGGACTATTTCGGGCCGAGAACGACGCAGATGATCGTGGATCGTTTGCCGCAGTCGAACGGTCAATGTCGGACAGACTCCCGGCCGGCCGGGCCTTGTCGCAGAACATGCGTGCCGCCTGTCGCTTTGTCGAACAAAATTGACAGGCTGTGGGGCCGGTGATAAGTACCTACAAATAGACAGACCCGCGCCATTGTTTCGAATGAGGAGGTCCTCCGATGGTTTCATCTACGGGCATTCCTGCCATGCGCAGCGAGTGGACGAACTGGCATCTCCTGTTCGCAAGTCAACCGGAGCCGGATCTGGAATTCACCGAGGAAGACCTGGATGAATCAATGCCGCCCCCGGCGCCACCGATGAACTCGCCGAAGCGATCCGGCAAAAAGCCGTTGCTCTGGATTCTGCTGCTTCTGCTGGTGGGAGGAGTCGGCTACGTCGCCATGGACCCGGATGGAGCCATGCAGCTGGTTGAACCCTATCTGGGTGGCGGCGCAGAGCCCGCTCAGCCCGTGATCCAGAAACCGCCGGTCAAAGCTCAAGCTCCGAAACAAGCACCGACGGTGGCACCACCCGTGGTGGCCGACAACAGCACCCCAGCTCCGGCTGATGTGCCTGCCGCATCGTCCGCCATACCGGCTCCCGCAATACCCGCACCTGCCATGCCGGCCCTCCAGCCCGCAGCTTCAGCCCCCAAGCCCGCGGCTCCGACCGTGCGCGTCGCCGGTCCGCTCTATGCGGAAGGCCAACGGGTGACGGTCATCGCCGATCCGACCAGACCCAAGTCCCCCATACCCCTCTTCGTTGACGCCGTAGGGACTAAAACCAGCACGGCAGTGCTGGCCGGCGCCACGCTCACGATCCTGGACGGCGATTACCAAAAGCGCGGCTGGGTCTACTCGGTTCGAGCTCAGGATGGCCGAAAAGGCTGGGTCCCTGAACGTAGCCTCAGGCTGAAACGCTAAGCCCGCGATCGTCTCTCAGGCCTCGTATGACGGCCCGTTCCTCAGTGGGACGGGCCGTCGTCTTTTCTTGTCGATACGCCCTTGTTATAATGCCGCGCCCACACGACCGACAGCCCGATATTCAACGAACTACGCACAGGGATGCCAGAATAACGACCATGAGCGAACTACGCGCCATCATTTTTGATTTTGACGGAGTCATTGCCGACACCGAGCCCCTGCACTTTGCCGCCCTGCGACAGGTCCTGGCCGGCATTGAGATCTCCCTCACCGAAGCGGAGTACTATACCGACTACCTCGGGTTCGACGATCGCGGCTGCTTCCTGGCCGCCTTGCAGTCCCACCGGCGCCAGGCGTCTCCCACGCTCCTTGGCGAATTGATGGAGCACAAGGCCCACGCCTACCTGGCCGCCGTCAAACAACATCTGGCAATCTTCCCCGGCGTGCGCGAACTGGTTCATGAGGCCGCCGCTCGATATCCGCTCGCCATCGCCTCCGGCGCGCTGCGGAATGAAATCGAACTGATTCTGGAAGAGGCGGGTCTTCGTAAGGCATTTCTGCACATTACCAGCGCGGAAGACGTGACCCGTGGCAAGCCGGCGCCCGATCCCTTCCTCCACGCGATGGCCGGCTTGAACTCACAACCGAACCAACCCGCACTATTCCCGAACGACTGCCTGGTCATCGAAGATTCCCTGCCCGGCATCAGAGCCGCACGCGCCGCCGGCATGAAAGTGCTGGCTGTCGCCAATACCCACACGGTGCAGGATCTCGGAGAGGCCGATGCCATTACCCATTCGCTTGCAGACACCAGACTGCAGGACCTGCAGGCGCGCCTGTGGGGAGCGGCTCAAGGCCGCCCATGAAAATTTGTTCGCTGGTGCCGGGTGCCACGGAAGTCGTCGCGGCCTTGGGGTGCCAACACAATCTGATCGGGATCAGCCATGAATGTGACTTTCCGCCGAGCCTCGCACAGATCCCGGTGATGGTGCGTCCGCGCATCGAGAGCCATCATCTCTCCAGCGCTGAGATCGACCAGCAGGTCGGCGCGCTGCTCGCCGCCGACGTAGGGCTCTATGAATTGGATGAGACACGGTTCTTGGCCGCACGACCGGACCTGATCATTGCCCAGGCGCTGTGTGATGTCTGCGCCATCACCCCGTCACAGTTGGAGCGGGTCGTTCATGCACTCTCGCCGCCGCCTCGCATGCTCACCCTCAGTCCCGGGCGACTTGATGACATCCTCCTGGATATTGAAACGATTGGAACAGCCATCGGGCGGGAAGAAGCCGGAACACAGTTGTCCGCGGTGCTCCGCAGCAGGCTCGACACCGTACGGGCCACCGTGGGCGCTCAGGCAACGCGCCCCAGAGTCGCCTGTATCGAATGGCTCGCGCCGCTCTACACTGCAGGCCACTGGGTTCCCGACATGGTGGCCGCTGCAGGGGGCATCGACGTCCTGGCGCAGCCCGGCACGGCCTCCCGAAAAATGGATTGGGACACACTCGCGGCCTCTGAACCGGACGTGATCGTCCTCATGCCCTGCGGATTTACCGTCCCGCGCACGAAAGCCGAACTCGCAAGCATGACGGCACATCCGCAGTGGCAACATCTTCCCGCCGTTCAGCGGGGAGACGTCTACCTCGTCGATGCGCTCTCATACTTCAGCCGCCCCGGCCCACGACTGATCGACGGCGTGGAACAACTCGCCGCCATTTTGCACCCAGCCTCTTACGGCCGCCACCTTCCCGCGTCCGTCGAACGACTTGAGGGACAGACGACGCACTCACACTGATGACACGATGATGACACCAGCTGAAGCCCAAACCTACTGCACGACCCTCACCAAAAAAAGCGGGAGCAATTTCTACTACTCCTTTTTGTTTCTTCCGAAAGCCCGCCGCGAAGCGATGTACACGGTCTACGCCTTCTGTAAGGAAGTGGACAACGCCGTGGACGAGCCGCCTTCCGGCAGTCATCCGCAGGAAGAATTGGCCCGCTGGCGGCGCGAGCTGGCCGCCGCCTACGACGGCACGCCGACGTTCCCCGTCACCGTCAGCCTTGCCCGGCACGTACGGGAGCTGTCCATTCCGCAGGCCTATTTCGAGGAACTCATCAAGGGCGTCGAGATGGACCTCACGACCACCCGGTACGCCACCTTCGACCAACTGTCTCTCTACTGTTATCGGGTGGCGTCGGTGGTGGGATTGATCTGCCTGCACGTGTTCGGCACCACCTCCCCGCGCGCCCAGGACTATGCCGTCAATCTCGGCATGGCCTTTCAATTGACCAATATTCTTCGCGACCTGGGCAACGATGCAGAATGCGGTCGCGTCTATGTGCCGCAAGAAGACCTCGCGCGTTTCGCCTACCGGGAGGAGGATCTCCTGCACCGGCGGTACAAACCGGAATTTACCGAGTTCATGCGGTTTGAAGTCGGCCGAGCAAAGGAATTTTACGCCAAGGCGGCGCGGGCGCTCGATTCGCTGCCACGCGCCGAACGCCGGGCCCTGACGGTGGCGGAAATCATGCGCGGTGTGTATAGCCGGATCTTGCACCGGATCGAGCAGTCCGGTTACCGCGTATTGGGAGATCGGGTCACGCTGACTCCGAGCCATCGCTTGGCCGTGGCAGCAGGCGTGTGGTTGCGCTCCCGTCTCCCCTCTTCGACTCCATGAACCGGACAGTGCTCATCCTCGGCGGCGGGATCGCCGGTCTGACGGCAGCCTTACACCTCGCCGCCGACGGCCATGCCGTCACCGTGATCGAGCAGGCCGACCACCTGGGAGGCCGCCTCTGTCACGCGCCTCCCCCGTTGCTCCTCGAAGCCCACACAGCCACCTGGTCCCTGCTCAAGACCCTCGGCAAAGACACCGCCACCAGGCGGCTTCGACATACGCCGCTTGAATTTCTTCAGGCGACGGGAACTCGCACCCAATTTCTGCACCTTCCCCTGCCGTCCCCGCTCAACACCCTCCTCGGAACCACCCTGTTCCAGGGTCTGTCGATGCGGGACCGCTGGCATCTCCTCTCCTTCCTTGAACGCACATGGGAACAGGATCCTCCGTTGCCGAACGATCTCGACACACGAGCGGCCGACGAATGGCTCGCGAGCATCGGCCAGTCGGAACATGCCCGGCACGGTGTCTGGAACAGCCTTGCCCGCTTGTTGCTGGGGGCGGCGCTTCCGCAGGTATCCGCAGAGCTTTTCATGCGCACACTGCGACGCTGCTTTTTGACCGGTGCCCGCGCCACGAAGTTAATCATCCCGCCTCACGGACTCGATTCATTCTTGCTCACGCCGCTTCGGGCGCAGCTTGACCGGATGGGAGTCCGGTCTCGGCTGAACACGACGGCGACGCAATTGCACTTCACCCAGGATCGTGTCGCCCATGTCGAACTGGCAGACCGCACCCGGCTCACCGCCGATTGGTATGTCGCCGCGCTGCCGCACCATCGACTCACGCCACTCTTGCCGGAACGAGTCGTGACGCACTATGCCTATTTCCAGCAAATCAGCCGCCTGAGCGAGTCTCCCCTGGTGATCGTTCGCCTGCACCTTGCGCAACCGGTCGAACAGACACAACTCGTCCTTTTGGAACGCAACCGGCTTCATTGGATGATCCGGCACGCAGACGAGGAACGGCACGAGCAGGCCGCTGTGTTGTGGGCCGTCGCAGTCGATGAGCCGGGCCTGTTGCCGCAATCGAAAGACGACCTCGTTCAACTGACCCTGAAAGACATGGAGAGAGCGTTCCCCGGCGGCCCGCTTCCCAGGCTCATCGAGTCGGATATCGTTCGTCTCCCGTCGGCCATCCTGACCACCAAACCGGGTACGCAACAGTGCCGACCGCTCTCACACAGTCCGTTTACCAATTTTCTCGTCGCCGGCGCCTGGACGGACACCGGCTGGCCGGCCAGTCTGGAGTCCGCAATTCTCAGCGGCCAACGCTCCGCCGCGCTCGTTCCCGCCGACGCATCATGACTCGTCCGATGGGCGAATGGCTCACGACATCACGTTGACAACCCCTCCCACCGCGACTAAGATTTGGCCCTCCACTCGAATGGAACGCATATGTCTTCATCCCTGACCACC from Nitrospira sp. ND1 includes the following:
- a CDS encoding FAD-dependent oxidoreductase — translated: MNRTVLILGGGIAGLTAALHLAADGHAVTVIEQADHLGGRLCHAPPPLLLEAHTATWSLLKTLGKDTATRRLRHTPLEFLQATGTRTQFLHLPLPSPLNTLLGTTLFQGLSMRDRWHLLSFLERTWEQDPPLPNDLDTRAADEWLASIGQSEHARHGVWNSLARLLLGAALPQVSAELFMRTLRRCFLTGARATKLIIPPHGLDSFLLTPLRAQLDRMGVRSRLNTTATQLHFTQDRVAHVELADRTRLTADWYVAALPHHRLTPLLPERVVTHYAYFQQISRLSESPLVIVRLHLAQPVEQTQLVLLERNRLHWMIRHADEERHEQAAVLWAVAVDEPGLLPQSKDDLVQLTLKDMERAFPGGPLPRLIESDIVRLPSAILTTKPGTQQCRPLSHSPFTNFLVAGAWTDTGWPASLESAILSGQRSAALVPADAS
- a CDS encoding FHA domain-containing protein, translating into MSQHHPASPTLLVKAPQGGTRELEVSRTPFTIGRKHDNDLCLEDLAVSAHHARIVQVQQVLFLEDLTSTNGTFVNEQKIDRRQLRDADSIRLGTHRLIFREAHPIAAETAGTGEVLITDDTMVVSRPMGGERPPAEQNIGVVEILSGKSGQSQYHLTKHVSLIGAQDDAVITLTGWFAPKTAAVISRRGEGYVVSQTESGKRILVNGRHIQGEHVLRNGDVVEVAGLTMRFLLRDPKGSLVAR
- a CDS encoding PHP domain-containing protein produces the protein MSRIDLHLHTTHSDGSFSTRDVMAFAKQAGVTALAITDHDIVEGIAEATAIGAELGIEVVPGVEISSRLGESELHILGYFLNWTDPLLAQRLSTLRDSRHTRNPKIVQRLNELGIPITYEEVRALAGTESVGRPHIARLLMEKKFVTSAKEAFDRYLANGRPAFVDRELPEPAEAVRWIREAGGVPVLAHPTWVRTSADGLRTLVRDLKAAGLGGIEVHYSTHTPSQTTEYLELAKQCDLLVTGGSDFHGVTKPDIEVGIGRGQLKVSEKLLDPLRKAATSN
- a CDS encoding Stp1/IreP family PP2C-type Ser/Thr phosphatase, giving the protein MHSLHITHGATSDVGLTRAHNEDRFHADPSAGLFVVCDGMGGHRAGEVASSRVIDIIPRHLAEAEADPSLPLIGAVRPEFSSATNRLASAVRLANHKVHQEAARHVEYAGMGTTVVAAWLVGPILSIAHVGDSRLYLIRGNALQLLTTDHSLVQEQVQSGLLTAHDATRASYKHVLTRAVGVHPLVEVELGELPVLNGDMFLLCSDGLTAGVSADTILRVVQESSDPQTVSDRLIALSNAAGGTDNTTVIVAMLRHRKPGMWHRMCSQLFAAPTTEPS
- a CDS encoding serine/threonine-protein kinase; this translates as MTTSWGWIGPYLIVIILAIMVGPLLATLPLFTHTFLQPLRMNAAQAVRLIADGICLLMIWLTAARARQDLHDNGKGQTFFRAILFPSALLLIVLVATRAYEAHGVPVLGTPKQPLYNWLITGGLIGAAIWLTFAWVRHADALTQAFAGRPRRRPVEEEDEPADTAGEARATADTITPNPTRAGGTVIVRNGTAVPDTLGRYQVVRELGRGAMGVVYLGKDPTIQRHVAIKTMRLDDIDNEDELKAFRDRFFREAESTGRLSHPNIVTVYDAGEQEGLAYIAMEYLEGTLLSCYCQKSTLLPAKQALQIVATVADALDYAHSQGVIHRDVKPPNIMILKQRLVKVMDFGIAKMASGSKTQTSMILGTPRYMSPEQATGKDVDGRSDVFSLGIVLFELLTGERPFDAENMPALVTRIAKAPHAPLLKYRRDLPTRVQAILDRALQKEIPNRYRHASDMAQDLRDVFQVMPR
- a CDS encoding cobalamin-binding protein; this translates as MKICSLVPGATEVVAALGCQHNLIGISHECDFPPSLAQIPVMVRPRIESHHLSSAEIDQQVGALLAADVGLYELDETRFLAARPDLIIAQALCDVCAITPSQLERVVHALSPPPRMLTLSPGRLDDILLDIETIGTAIGREEAGTQLSAVLRSRLDTVRATVGAQATRPRVACIEWLAPLYTAGHWVPDMVAAAGGIDVLAQPGTASRKMDWDTLAASEPDVIVLMPCGFTVPRTKAELASMTAHPQWQHLPAVQRGDVYLVDALSYFSRPGPRLIDGVEQLAAILHPASYGRHLPASVERLEGQTTHSH
- the hpnD gene encoding presqualene diphosphate synthase HpnD — translated: MMTPAEAQTYCTTLTKKSGSNFYYSFLFLPKARREAMYTVYAFCKEVDNAVDEPPSGSHPQEELARWRRELAAAYDGTPTFPVTVSLARHVRELSIPQAYFEELIKGVEMDLTTTRYATFDQLSLYCYRVASVVGLICLHVFGTTSPRAQDYAVNLGMAFQLTNILRDLGNDAECGRVYVPQEDLARFAYREEDLLHRRYKPEFTEFMRFEVGRAKEFYAKAARALDSLPRAERRALTVAEIMRGVYSRILHRIEQSGYRVLGDRVTLTPSHRLAVAAGVWLRSRLPSSTP
- a CDS encoding cysteine rich repeat-containing protein, which codes for MAGPSRLGSIAIVTVLSCVVLGAVWSLVLYTLPQNDLASEPTPVSFPPQPATPASPAHTGVPAPPTPEPVSQPVVVREPAPVVQTEAQEHPPVEPVRAPFGRELKCDLEIEALCPEEEGERRACLLRKTAQLSAPCRPMLRERLVRMKEAMQQLRTACEADRRQFCREVPLGGGALVQCLESHAQEVSDQCFQLLPKRGRLLN
- a CDS encoding secondary thiamine-phosphate synthase enzyme YjbQ → MKSYREELWFETKTRRAYVNITPQVDAVVQKSGVREGMVLVNAMHITASVYINDDEAGLLRDYDDFLERLAPHEATYRHNDTGEDNGDAHIKRQLMGREVVVAITDGKLDFGPWEQIFYGEFDGRRRKRVLVKVIGE
- a CDS encoding HAD family phosphatase, whose protein sequence is MSELRAIIFDFDGVIADTEPLHFAALRQVLAGIEISLTEAEYYTDYLGFDDRGCFLAALQSHRRQASPTLLGELMEHKAHAYLAAVKQHLAIFPGVRELVHEAAARYPLAIASGALRNEIELILEEAGLRKAFLHITSAEDVTRGKPAPDPFLHAMAGLNSQPNQPALFPNDCLVIEDSLPGIRAARAAGMKVLAVANTHTVQDLGEADAITHSLADTRLQDLQARLWGAAQGRP
- a CDS encoding SH3 domain-containing protein, encoding MVSSTGIPAMRSEWTNWHLLFASQPEPDLEFTEEDLDESMPPPAPPMNSPKRSGKKPLLWILLLLLVGGVGYVAMDPDGAMQLVEPYLGGGAEPAQPVIQKPPVKAQAPKQAPTVAPPVVADNSTPAPADVPAASSAIPAPAIPAPAMPALQPAASAPKPAAPTVRVAGPLYAEGQRVTVIADPTRPKSPIPLFVDAVGTKTSTAVLAGATLTILDGDYQKRGWVYSVRAQDGRKGWVPERSLRLKR